From the genome of Liolophura sinensis isolate JHLJ2023 chromosome 5, CUHK_Ljap_v2, whole genome shotgun sequence:
ACGCTTGAAGGACAAATTCAGCAATAGATGATGAAAAATGTGTATAGATACATTCCTTTTCTCATTTTTTCGTCAGACATACAGGTCTATCATGTAGATATGTGTTATGATATGAAGCTTTCTATATTTCACACAAGACAAAAAATTGTTGCCAACACTATTTTCTCTCGTCTTTTAACCACATGGAATAAGTGTGCtctcttaaattttacattatCACATCCAAAActacattttgtaaattttgtaatttaacaCTTTACCAAATGTTAAATTAACGTTTGTGTTGTTACCGCATTGTGAATGTCAGAAATCTTGTAATTTAAACATTGTGATacaactttcaaacaaccaTTAcgcatttttaacattttaagatGTAGACGAGTATGTATATTTCAACATGTATCGGTATCATCttatcaattttaacatttcaacATTATAACATTTACGTTTTTAGAGtgtattcaaaacaaaaatgtcgCCTATGACTTTAAGaggatacatgtagctatttgaATTTTTAGTGGAAGGCCTTATTTTCCCTGAACGTTTGTAGATATTTATGGAATACAATCATATAAATTATAGTCTAATATGCTGAAAGACCGTTTAACTCAGATGTGAAGGCCTCGCCATACTGCGTTTAACGTTTTGTACGGTTTTTGATAGGTGATTTAGGGCACACGTGGAGTTAAAAAACAAGGTTGCACAAACTTTTTTTCTCTGCATGCTAGTTTTTATATCGGTCGTTATATAAAATGATTTGAGAGGGATATCGATATAGAGAAAGACATCCGTCCTCAGTGCGACGTGTCCCGACAATGACATCAGTAACACTTGTGACGGTGGCCGTTTGTCTGTTCGTCTGTGTATACGCAACGTTCCCGCAGTATGACTCGAGTTACTTCGGGCCACACAATGGTAAGCTTTAAATCGCCTTTCTTCCcgcttatttatatattttctatttcattggtgttttacgccatactcaggttGCAgctagacctttccacgtacgccGGAGAACCACCATAAGCTGGACGTAACTcgttgcgccgcgctggcgtgctaaccccatCGGAGCCCCGGGGGCTCCTCCTCCCGTTTTAACAAAtcactgaaaacatttcacttttctttACCTAAAATGTGAATCACGTGGatactttttatttgattgttgattagCGCCATGGAAGTCTtcccttatacaatggcggtcagatTCACAGGTGGATTAAACCGGAATGCCCGGGGAAAACCGCCAgaggggtggggttggggggtaTGGGGATCAGTGGTATCCAAAAGAATTCTTTATTATTATGTACATACAGCAATTTTCAACACATAATGGGGTCAATACAATATCAGCCCATAATGTGCCAAACAATTCACAATaaccaaaattaaaaatgttaaaccGTCGCAAGGGTGTCGTGATGATGATACATACGTGTATCTACTGCATAAGAAAACCAACTCTttaagtactgtaattcttcacccttttcacatgtttgcaaggtgtttattcgagcatattctgaaggcattgttctgaGGAGACTGTtaaacttttatactttttgtgaggcGCTGAAATTTGCTAATCCAACctatgttgttttgtctccaaaatcaaattagaaatgtaaataaattgcactgaaagttgcgctttcatatgcgaaaatgttgcGGAATTAGGTTCCCCGCGGAGGTAAACGTTAAAAACTTGATACTGAGTGAAAATATAAGCCTTAATTTTGAAGGTCTTGTTTCGGTCATTCTTTATGACTAGAATGAGATAGATGTGTGAGTGCCCGAGGATATCTTTCTTCAAAAGAGCTTGGAATGAAATGACATTAGTGTCACATAACTTTCAGAAGGTTTAGTGTTATTACTACATAAACTGCAACATTGgttaattgtgtttatttattaaattataatttttaattataaaaatgatttcgATACCTTTTTGTCACCTTAAGGTTACCCTTACGGTCGTCACGGGCCATATTTCCCACCTCGTAGATTGGCACTAGAGGGTGCTTTCGGGTCAGTTGGGGGGAATTCAGGTGCTGGAAATGTTGGGATGACTAGAAGTTCTGGAGGTGCTGGAGTCGCTGGAATGGTTGGACGTGCTGGAATGCCTGAAAGTCCTGGAATGTTTGGAAATGGTGCAACTAATGAAATACAGGGAAGTGCTGGAAGAGCTGTAATCCCAGGAAGACCCCGAAATGACGCTTCAGGAAACACCCAACCACGGCGTCCTCTTCAGAAACTACCACAGTTGGAAGGATACGTCAACCCGCAGGACGCCGTAGTCAGCTCTGTTCTCAGAACCACTGACCAGTATTTCTACAAACCAGTGCCAGTTGGTTTTGACAATGTCACCACCAACATTAATGGGGGATACATCCGAGAATACGGTGTCTTCACAGCTCCGGTGCCAGGAATATATTTCATCAACTACCACATACAAAGCAAGAAAGGCAGCGCCAAAGAGGCCCATGTGGATCTGACCCAGAACGGAGAAGTCGTGAACTCGGCCAAGGCAGAAGGTGATTGTGTCCCGGCGTCCAACTCCGCCGTCCTCTACCTTGACCAGTTTGACCGGCTCAGTGTCAATGGTCGTGAAAGAACCGTGATTGGTTGTGAAAATAACGGCTTTTGCAGCTTTAGCGTGTCTCTGGTGAAGCAGGGGAAATTCTATGATCAGAAAGTTGCCAGAGCTGTCCCTAAGGGTAAATGGTGAACAATCAACAGACGGTAACCTATGGTTTGCGTGAATCGATTGATTTCAATGGTGATCGtttgaaaataaattgtgaGATAAACGAAAGCATGTAGACATTATTTCTCTGACCATGATTGCAATGTAAGCTtagatatataatatttattgtagtttatttatttatttgattggtgtttacgccatactaaagaatatttcatttatacgacggcggccagtattatcgtgggaggaaatcgggcatagcccggtggaaacccacgacccatccgcaggttgctggaagaccttcccacgtacggccagagaggaagccaacaagccctggacttgaactcacagcgaccgtttagcgcgctaacaaactgagccacagagaaTATTTATTGAAGATAACGGCTTCGAGATGGTGGTGCCTCACCGTAtactgtggtcatattctcatGTGCTGCACGTCAAGGAACATTTCTACAAGCAATTGTTAAACATTTCCTGTGTTTGGCGTTATAATCAATCatttggaataaataaataaataaatacgcaaacaattaaataaataataaataaatgataaatgttgGCAACATACTTGCTAGCGTGACAAATTTAAGTTGTCTTGATAAACCTTTAAggacacaaaataaaaatgccaaATGTCTGCTTAAGACATATGTGGGCCATTTAGAATAAGATCCTGATGTCTtgaatttgtaatttatttatttttttatctgtgtaCTCGGTATTTCAAgccgtactaaagaattttATTCTTACGGGAGCGTCATGTTTAAGATTCAACCGCAGTATCAGGAATGTATTAGTCATAACAGCAAATACTTTACAAATCTCCAGGTTTATACTCTCGTTCAAAccaacgagagctggattcgaacctgtgaccttAGCGGTCAGGAAATGAATTGCTGCCTCGGTGAGCAAAAAGTCTTAGTGAATTAGTCAAAGGCAGCTACAATAATGGTGAATGTAATAGAAGTCGGTGGAAAAACTGCGCCCTATCTTATGAGACCGAGCTATTGAAACTAGGACATGATCTATTCCATATTAAAATTTCTGGCATACAGGTACGACTCAAATCGCATGGTACACGTTTCGCTTACTGGTATTTCTTTAACGGATCTCCTGATGAAATCATACGCGCATGTCCGTTTATCGAATCCACTTGAATTGTTCTATCTAACTTACAAACCTGTGAAAGTGACCCCAGAGCCCCGTATATACAAAGTGAATTTATCGCTTGCACAACGCTTAAATCACCATTTTTATGCCTTTGCGCCATTTCCCAGTATACGGAATTTTGAAGCAAAAGGAATCGTTTCTGTTCGCCACGATTTCGCTGAGACATGCATATGAAGGTGGCCTTCTGAGAATTGCTTATAGCAGGTGTTTGTTCAGAAATACATGAATTAAATCGGATGACAAtcacaaaaacatgaaatttgtcCATGGATTTTGACAAAACATATTTTACCGACTGTTATACGGATCTATATATACAATTAAAGTTTTGCACTTGTTGATTTTCCACATGCGTTCTGAAGTGCTATTacatgtttcaattttttttattttccccTTTTCTACATGATGAGAAATTCCCAGTGTCTTAGTTGTATTTACATCGACAACGCTATTACTATTAAATCGACATCAGTAGTCAATGACAGACACCATATAGGGCGAATGACCATGATGAAAAGGACGTAAAAATATTAGGCCATATACACTTAGCACTTTTTCATACGCTGTTCAGTGCAAAGAAAGGCGCGACCTTGCGTTGtttctcttttctttctttttttccgtttttttttttttgttgttgtcacagGTATTCAGGctatatcattattatttaatgGTAAGAAAACACATGTGCATATTATATATACGCATATTGTTCTTGACAAAGTCATATCTTGACAAGGCTAATGGTTCCCACCCGGATTTGTATATCGCTAAATCACGTTGTTTTTTTATGCCTAGTGTAGAAGTCTAGACGCTCTCGGAACCATGACAAGGAGTCAAGGTCGTCTCCTCTGGCTTCTTCCACATTTCGTCTCAGTTACAGTTCAATTTCTCTATTACTCTCAGCTTATTATTTAGCAATAATTACACAGTGGAAATACAAAAGTTGGCGAAAAGCAGGTAATAATACAATTCAACATGCAAGCCTGGCCACTTTCACTAAGCGTCGTAAATCCATTTTTTACAGCTCCTTTTCCCAGTATGTAGCCTTATAGCGCTCATGATAACTTACACAACGTCTTGTACGAAAaagttacactcaaaaaatgaatccattaattttaacaggaagtctgttgtctgagtgatgctagaatgtattctgttattataacataatattgtgtcaaATTCAGCATAACATCCTGTTAATATAATAgaacctttatgttgaattaatagaatatgtgtgtttcatttaccgaataatctgttgcaatagcacaatacattctagcatcgctaagacaacagactttctgttaaaattaacagattaaatttttaaGAGTGCATTGCGAGCAATTAGCCATATATACGACGTTTTGTGGAAATGGGCCCAGAaagataaataatatttaaaagctAAATAGGGCTTCATTTACACAATGCGCTAGGCTTCTGTCATCCCAGCGTTATTGCTAAGAAACAAGCTATATAACCTGCGTGTGATCGTTTGTTAGGAATAAAATATTGTCGCAACGCTGCGTATATAATGGTGACATA
Proteins encoded in this window:
- the LOC135465435 gene encoding complement C1q-like protein 4, translated to MTSVTLVTVAVCLFVCVYATFPQYDSSYFGPHNGYPYGRHGPYFPPRRLALEGAFGSVGGNSGAGNVGMTRSSGGAGVAGMVGRAGMPESPGMFGNGATNEIQGSAGRAVIPGRPRNDASGNTQPRRPLQKLPQLEGYVNPQDAVVSSVLRTTDQYFYKPVPVGFDNVTTNINGGYIREYGVFTAPVPGIYFINYHIQSKKGSAKEAHVDLTQNGEVVNSAKAEGDCVPASNSAVLYLDQFDRLSVNGRERTVIGCENNGFCSFSVSLVKQGKFYDQKVARAVPKGKW